The following is a genomic window from Micromonospora cathayae.
CACCGTGTCGTCGCTCTCGGCGATCACCAGGTCGTTCCAAACGGCTTTCGGCATGTCGTCCAGGCTAGCCGGCGTGGCCGGGCCGCCGGATCGTGGCGGGAAGCGTAGAGTGATCTCGTGTGCGCGCTGCGTGTGGAGCGGGCGGGTGAACCGCACGAACAGGCAGGTGACCGCCATGGACGGGCGGTCGACTCACTCCGTCGGTCGTATGCCGCGGTGCCCCCCGGGGCACCGGTCCGGCTGGCGAAACGCACCTCGAACCTGTTCCGTCCCCGGGCGGCGGTCACGTCGCCGGGTCTGGACGTCAGCGGTCTGACCGGGGTGCTAGGCGTCGATCCGGTGGCCCGGACGGCCGACGTGCAGGGCATGTGCACCTACGAGGACCTGGTCGACGTCACCCTGGCGTACGGGTTGATGCCGCTGGTGGTGCCGCAGTTGCGCACCATCACCCTGGGTGGGGCGGTGACCGGCCTGGGTATCGAGTCGACGTCGTTCCGCAACGGCCTGCCGCACGAGTCGGTACGCGAGATGGACGTCCTCACCGGCGCCGGCGACCTGCTGACCGTACGCCCGGACGGGCCGCACGCCGACCTCTTCGCCGCCTTCCCGAACTCGCTCGGCAGCCTCGGGTACGCCACCCGGCTGACCATCGAGCTGCAACCGGTCCGTCGGTACGTGGCGGTGCGCAACGTCCGGTTCACCGACCTGGACGCCCTGGTCGACGCGATCGGGCAGGTGACCGCCACCCGCGCCTGGGCGGGTCGACCGGTGGACACGATGGACGGGGTGATGTTCCACCCGGACGAGTCGTACCTGGTGCTGGGCACCTTCACCGACGACGCCACCGACGCCCTCGACGGCGGCCGGCCGGCCGGTGGTCGGGGCGGGCCGGCCAGCGACTACACCGGCCCGGACATCTACTACCGGTCGCTGCCGCTGCGGCGACGCGACCTGCTCACCACCCACGACTACCTGTGGCGCTGGGACACCGACTGGTTCTGGTGTTCCCGGGCGTTCGGCGCGCAGCACCCGGTGGTGCGGCGGCTGTGGCCGGCGCGCTGGCGGCGCAGCGACGTCTACCACCGGCTGGTCCGGCTGGAGCACCGTTACGGGGTGGCCGCCCGGGTGGACCGCTGGCGCGGCCAGCCACCCCGGGAACGGGTGGTGCAGGACGTGGAGATCCCGCTCGCCGGCACCGCCGACTTCCTGCGGTGGTTCGCCCGTGAGGTGCGGATGTCCCCGGTGTGGCTGTGCCCGTTGCGGCTGCGTGAGCCGGCCGGCCCCGGCTCGGCCCGGGTCTGGCCGCTGTACCCGCTGCGTCCCGGCCACACCTACGTCAACGTCGGTTTCTGGGGGACGGTGCCGATCGCCGACGGGGCGGCCGACGGCGACGTCAACCGGGCCGTGGAGCGGGCGGTGGCGGCCGCCGGCGGGCACAAGTCCCTCTACTCCGACGCCTACTACCCGCGTGACGAGTTCGACCGACTGTACGGCGGGGACGCCTACCGCGCCGTCAGGGACCGCTACGACCCGGAGCACCGGTTGACCGGACTGTACGAGAAGGCGGTGGCACGACGATGAGCCTGACCGACCGCGAGCGTGGGGGAAGCGCCACGCCGGAAACCCCGCCGGCCGGGGGCCGGCGTCGACCGCCGTCGGTGGCGGACGTCGTCCGGGCGGTCACCGACGGGGGCCCGCCGGTGCGGATCACCGGGTACGACGGCAGCACCACCGGGCCGGCCGACTCCGGCATCACCCTCCAGATCCGCTCCGAGCGCGGCCTGTCGTACCTGCTCACCGCGCCCGGTGACCTGGGCATGGCGCGCGCGTACGTCAGCGGGGACCTGGCCCTGACCGGGGTGCACCCGGGTGACCCGTACGAGGCGTTGCGGCTGCTCAAGGACGAGCTGCGGCTGCGTACGCCGTCGTTGACCGAGGCGGTGGAGCTGGTCCGGGGGCTGGGCTGGGAGCGGTTGCGTCCGCCGCCGCCTCCGCCGCAGGAGGCGGTGCCACGGTGGCGTCGGCTGGTGGCCGGGCTGCGGCACTCCCGGGTCCGGGACAGCACCGCCATCTCGCACCACTACGACGTCTCCAACGCCTTCTACGAGAAGGTGCTGGGCCCGTCGATGACGTACACCTGTGCGGTCTACCAGGGCCCGGACGACACCCTGGAGCAGGCCCAGGCGGCCAAGTACGACCTGGTCGCCGGGAAGTTGGCGCTGAAGCCGGGGATGCGGCTGCTGGACGTGGGCTGCGGCTGGGGCGGCATGGTCCGGCACGCCGCCCGGGAGTACGGCGTACGCGCGATCGGGGTGACCCTGTCGAAGGCGCAGGCGCAGTGGGCGCGGGCGGCCATCGAGCGGGAGGGGCTGGGTGAGCTGGCCGAGGTGCGGTACCTGGACTACCGGGACGCGCCCACCGGGCCGTTCGACGCGATCTCCTCGATCGGGCTGACCGAGCACGTCGGGGTGCGCCACTATCCGGCGTACTTCGGCGCGCTGTGGCAGCGGTTGCGGGTCGGTGGGCGGCTGTTGAACCACTGCATCACCCGGGCCGACAACCGGGCCCCGCACCGCTCCGGCCTGTTCATCGACCGGTACGTCTTTCCGGACGGCGAGCTGGCCGGGCCGGGCCGGCTGGTC
Proteins encoded in this region:
- a CDS encoding FAD-binding oxidoreductase, coding for MRVERAGEPHEQAGDRHGRAVDSLRRSYAAVPPGAPVRLAKRTSNLFRPRAAVTSPGLDVSGLTGVLGVDPVARTADVQGMCTYEDLVDVTLAYGLMPLVVPQLRTITLGGAVTGLGIESTSFRNGLPHESVREMDVLTGAGDLLTVRPDGPHADLFAAFPNSLGSLGYATRLTIELQPVRRYVAVRNVRFTDLDALVDAIGQVTATRAWAGRPVDTMDGVMFHPDESYLVLGTFTDDATDALDGGRPAGGRGGPASDYTGPDIYYRSLPLRRRDLLTTHDYLWRWDTDWFWCSRAFGAQHPVVRRLWPARWRRSDVYHRLVRLEHRYGVAARVDRWRGQPPRERVVQDVEIPLAGTADFLRWFAREVRMSPVWLCPLRLREPAGPGSARVWPLYPLRPGHTYVNVGFWGTVPIADGAADGDVNRAVERAVAAAGGHKSLYSDAYYPRDEFDRLYGGDAYRAVRDRYDPEHRLTGLYEKAVARR
- a CDS encoding class I SAM-dependent methyltransferase produces the protein MSLTDRERGGSATPETPPAGGRRRPPSVADVVRAVTDGGPPVRITGYDGSTTGPADSGITLQIRSERGLSYLLTAPGDLGMARAYVSGDLALTGVHPGDPYEALRLLKDELRLRTPSLTEAVELVRGLGWERLRPPPPPPQEAVPRWRRLVAGLRHSRVRDSTAISHHYDVSNAFYEKVLGPSMTYTCAVYQGPDDTLEQAQAAKYDLVAGKLALKPGMRLLDVGCGWGGMVRHAAREYGVRAIGVTLSKAQAQWARAAIEREGLGELAEVRYLDYRDAPTGPFDAISSIGLTEHVGVRHYPAYFGALWQRLRVGGRLLNHCITRADNRAPHRSGLFIDRYVFPDGELAGPGRLVSEVHDAGFEVQHEENLRRHYALTLAAWCRNLVAHWDFCVAEVGAGTARVWGLYMAGSRLAFERNGIQLHQVLATRPGPDGGSDFPFRPDW